GCAAGTGGCTCTTCGCGGCGCCGGCCATGGCCTTCGTCGCCGCACTGATCATCTTCCCGCTGGCCTGGACCGGCTATCTCAGCCTCACCGACGCCGAGGGCTCGGTCCGGGCGGAGTCCGAGTTCGTGGGCTTCCAGAACTACGTCGAGGTGCTCTCGGACACCGACCGGTTCTGGCCCGCCGTCGGCCGGACCGCCGGGTTCACCGTCGTGGCGTTGCTGTTCGAGGTGGTCCTCGGCATGGCGGTCGCGTTGCTGCTGTGGCGACCGTTCCGGGGCCAGAAATGGGTCCGGGTCGCCATCCTGATGCCGTTGGTCGCCACCCCGGTCGCGGTCGGCATGATGTGGCGGCTCATCTTCGACCCGAACATCGGTCTGGCGAACCAGGCCCTCGGCTGGATCGGCATCGGACCCCAACCATGGCTGGCCGGCCAGCACTCGGCGCTGCCCACGACGATCTTCATCGACGTCTGGCAGTGGACCCCGATGGTGGTGCTGATCCTCCTCGCTGGCCTGACCTCGCTCTCCGACGAGCCCCAGGAGGCGGCGCGCATCGACGGCGCCAGCGCCTGGCAGCGGTTCCGGCACGTCACCCTGCCGCTGGTGATGCCGACCGTGGTCGTCGCGATCCTGCTGCGCGGCATCGACGCGCTGAAGACCTTCGACATCCTCTACGCCACGAAGGGTCGCGGCGGCGGCTCATTCCACGAGGTCGAGACGCTCAACGTGTACGCCTACGGCCTGAGCTTCGACTACAACGAGTACGGCATCTCATCGACAGTCCTCATCATCTTCTTCCTGATCATCATCGGGTCGATGTGGGCCCTGACGTCCCGTAGGAAGGAGTCGCAGCGATGAGGTCCAGCCCCGCCTACCGGGTGTTCCGCGTCGTGGCGCTCACCGTCGTGGTGATCGCGCTGCTCGCACCGCTGCTCTGGATGGTCGCCGCGTCGTTCAAGACGAACGTCGACATCTACGACACGGGCAAGGCGCTCGCCTTCTCGCCCACCCTGGACAACTACGCCAACGTCCTGGAGCAGGCCAACTACGTCCAGTTCATCGGCAACAGCCTCTGGGTGGCCTTCGCGGCGACCGCGCTCTCCCTCGTCCTCGGCATCCCCGCGGCCTACTCCATGAGCCGCTTCAACATGAAGAAGTCGGCGCTCGTGGTGCTGATGGCGAGGGTCATCCCCGGCGTCTCCCTGCTGGTCCCCTGGTACTACGTCTTCTCCAACCTGAAGATGGTCGGCGGGTTCAGCGTGCTCGTCCTCAGCCACATGTTCGTGTCGCTGCCGCTGGTGGTCTACATCATGATGGGCTACTTCGACAGCCTGCCCCACGAACTCGAGGAGGCGGCGCTCGTGGACGGGCTGACCCACATCGGCGCGTTCCGCCGGATCACACTGCCGCTGTCGATACCGGGCGTGGCCACCGCCGGCATCCTGTCGTTCATCTTCTCCTGGAACAACTTCATGTTCGCCCTCGTGCTCTCCGGCGCCGACACCAAGACCCTGCCCGTCGCGATCTTCGACTTCGTCGGCTACGCCAGCATCGACTGGGGCGGCCTGATGGCGGCGGCCAGCGTCGTCACCCTGCCGATCATGGTGATCGCCCTGTTCGTGCAGAAGTACGTCGTCTCCGGCCTCACCGCCGGCGCGACGAAGGGCTGAGGACACCGTGACGACAATCGCGCGGGTCGAAACCTTCCTGGTCGCCCCCCGCTGGCTCTTCGTCCGCGTCGAGACCGAATCCGGGATCGTCGGCTGGGGCGAGGCGACCTGCGAGGGCCGATCCGAAACCGTCCGGACCGCCGTCGAGCAGCTCAGCGAGCTCCTGATCGGCCGGGACGCGCTGCGGATCGAGGACCACTGGCAGACCATGACGAAGGGCTCCTTCTACCGGGGCGGCCCGATCCTGGCCAGCGCTGTGTCCGGCCTGGACCAGGCGCTGTGGGACATCGCCGGCAAGCGGTACGGAGCGCCGGTGCACCAACTGCTCGGCGGCCCGGTCCGGGACCGGATCCGGGTCTACGGCTGGGTCGGCGGCGACGAGCCCAACGAGGTCCGCGACCACATCGCCGCGCAGGTGGAGGCCGGGCTGACCGCGGTCAAGATGAACGCCTCCGGGCGGATGAGCCCGATCGCGTCGGTCGCCGAGCTGGACGGAGTGGTCCAGCGGGTCGCCGCCGCCCGGGAGGTGCTGGGCGACGAGCGTGACGTCGCCGTCGACTTCCACGGCCGGTTCACCCTCGCCAACGCCCGCCGCGTCGCCCCGCTGCTCGAGCCGTACCGGCCGCTCTTCCTCGAAGAGCCGGTCGTACCGGAGAACTCCCACCTCATCGGCGACTTCGTGCGGTCCACGACCACGCCCGTCTCGACCGGAGAGCGGCTCTACAGCCGGCAGGAGTTCCTGCCCGTCTTCCAGGCCGGCATCGCGGTCGCCCAGCCGGACCTCTCGCACGCCGGCGGGATCTCCGAGGTACGCCGGATCGCCGCGCTCGCCGAGGTCTACGACGTGCAGCTCGCCCCGCACTGCCCGCTCGGGCCGATCGCCCTCGCGGCGTGCCTGCAGATCGGCTTCGCCACGCCCAACTACCTGATCCAGGAACAGAGCATCGGCATCCACTACAACCTCGGCGCCGAGGTGCTCGACTACGTCCTGGACACCACGCCGCTGACCTTCGTCGACGGGCACATCGAGCGACTCACCGCCCCCGGGCTCGGCATCGAGATCGACGAGCAGGCGGTACGGGCAGCGGACAAGCGCGGGCACGCCTGGCGCAGCCCCACCTTCCGGCACCCCGACGGCTCCTACGCGGAATGGTGAGCCTGCTCGACGGCCACGGGACCGCAAGCACCATCCGCTAACCCCGCCCAGGCGGCACCTGAGAAAGGCACCACGTGAAGATCGTCGCAGCGGACGTCATCGTCTCCAGCCCTGACCGCAACTTCGTCACCCTGAAGATCACCACAGATGACGGGCTCACCGGCCTGGGCGACGGCACCCTCAACGGGCGCGAACTGTCGGTCGCCTCGTACCTGCGCGATCACGTCGTCCCGCTGTTGATCGGGCGCGATCCGCACCGCATCGAGGACACCTGGCAGTTCTTGTACCGCTCGGCGTACTGGCGGCGCGGGCCGGTGACCATGGCGGCGATCGCGGCCGTGGACGTCGCGCTCTGGGACATCAAGGCCAAGGCCGCCGGCATGCCGCTCTACCAGTTGCTCGGCGGCGCGTCGCGGACCGGCATCATGGCGTACGGCCATGCCTCGGGTCGCGACATCCCGGAGCTGTTCGACTCGATCCGCAACCATCTCGACCTCGGCTTCCGTTCCATCCGGGTCCAGACCTCCGTCCCGGGCATCAACGCCGTCTACGGGGTGGCCGCGCAGCCCAGCGCCGACGGCAAGCGGTACGACTACGAACCGGCGCAGCGCACCCCGCTGCCGGCCGAGGAGGACTGGGACACCCGCGCCTACATGCGTCATCTGCCCGGCGTCTTCGAGGCGGTACGTAACGAGTTCGGGCCCGAGCTTCCGCTGCTGCACGACGGTCACCACCGGATGACGCCGATCCAAGCCGCCCGGCTCGGTAAGGATCTCGAACCGTACGACCTGTTCTGGCTTGAGGACTGCACTCCGGCGGAGAACCAGGAGGCGCTGCGGCTGGTACGCCAGCACACCACCACGCCGCTGGCGATCGGCGAGGTCTTCAACACCGTGTGGGACTACCAGACGCTCATCCGGGAACAGTTGATCGACTATGTCCGGTCCGCCGTGACCCACACCGGGGGCATCACTGCCATGCGCCGGCTGCTGGACTTCGCGGCGCAGTACCAGATCAAGTCCGGTATCCACGGCCCGACCGACATCTCACCCGTCGGCATGGCTGCCGCCCTGCACCTCGACCTGGCCATCCACAACTTCGGCATCCAGGAGTACATGCGGCACGGAGCCCTGACCAACGAGGTCTTCCGGCAGTCCTTCACCTTCGCCGACGGCTACCTCCATCCGGGTGAGCAGCCGGGGCTGGGCGTCGAGCTCGACGAGAAGGCCGCCGACCGGTTCCCGTACGTACCGGCCTACCTCCCGTTCAACCGCCTGAAGGACGGGACCGTCCATGACTGGTGAGCACCGTGCCACTCCCCCTCGCCACGACCCACCCCGACATGTCGTCGTGATGGGCGTGTCCGGGGCGGGAAAGACGACCGTGGCCAGGGGAATCAGCGACCTGACCGGCCTGACCTTCGCCGAGGCCGACGAGTTCCACTCCGAGGCCAACGTGGCGAGAATGCGCTCGGGCGTACCTCTCGACGACGACGCCCGCTGGCCCTGGCTCCGCTCCCTCGCCGACTGGATGGCCAGCCGGGACGCCGAAGGCGTGTCGACGGTGCTGGCCTGCTCGGCGTTGAAGCGGTCCTACCGGGAGGTGCTCCGGGAAGGACCACCGACCGTGGACTTCCTCCACCTGGACGGGACGGCGGAGATCATCCGGGAGCGGATGTCCCAGCGCGCCGGGCACTACATGCCGGCAAGCCTCCTGGACTCCCAGCTGGCCATCCTGGAACGGTTCGGGCCGGGCGAGCCGGGTCTGGTGCTCGACCTCGCGCTGCCCCCGGCCTCGCTCGTGTCGACCGCAGTCGACCGTCTCGGTCTACTTCGCCGCGACGTGCTCGCCACATAGCGCGACGAACAGCACGGCTCGGGGGCTGTCCAGGCGCTCAGGTCACGGGGCCGTCCGTGTTTCGGATCATCTGCCGGAGCACCTTCAGGGCCGTCACGTAGTCGGTGTCCTCGATGCCCTGGTGGATTCGATCGCGGATCGCCGGAGCGTGCTTCTTGAGGTCGGCACGAGCCTCGTCGCCGTCCTCGGTGATCCACAACCGTCCCTGGTCATCACGGGTGAGCCAAGCCCGCTCCAGCAGAACCTCTGCCTCGGCCTCCAGATCGTCCTCGGGCCTGAGGTAACTGCTCATCGCGAGCTTCAGCTCGGTGATGGTCATGCCATGGCCGTCCGGCGAGATGTCGTTCTTCGACAGGTTGCGCAGCAGCCAGAACTGGGGCTGGGTGAAGCCGAACTCGGCCTGCCGGGCCCGGGTGAAGGCGATGAGGGCCTCATAGGCCACGCCGGTCCAGTACGCGGCAGGCTGAGCCGCCAGCTCGGCATCGGAAAGGTGCTGCGTCGCCATGCGGAGCCTCCGTTGAAAGATCGCTTGTGGAGCGAATCTAGAACCTCGACTTTGGTTGAGGTCAAGGAGGCACGCAAAGCTGATGGCACGCCGGCCAGCGGTGTTGGGTGAGTCGGCTCTCAGCCCTGTCGGGCCTTCTGGCGCCGGTCGTTCTTGTTGATGACGAAAGTCCTGCCCCGGCGGCGTACCACGATCGAGTTCATCTTGTTCTTCAACCCGCGCAGAGAGTTCCTGACCTTCATCGCAACCACCCTCTCCTGGTCATACCCGCTCCCGCAGGACGATCCGGCACAGCCGTGCCGTCCACCGTCGCGGCGGCGCTCGCCGCTGACTCGGCGTTGTGCTGCAAAGGTCGCTCCCCGTTCGCGTACCCGACGGGGCGTCGCTCATGCCACGGCACCCCGTGTCAGCCGGTCTGGGTCAGGTCGGTCGTTGCCGCGAGTTCGGTGACCACGTCCACGAGCCGGCGCAGGACGGGTGAGGTGTTGCCCGACAACCACACCATCTCGGTGTGCACGAAGGCGCCGGTCAGCGGAACGAACACCACGCCGGTGCGGCGAAGGCTGCGTGCCGAGCGGGCCAGGCGGGTGACTCCCAGCCCGGCGGCGACCAGGCCGAGGAGACTCTGCACGCTGGCTTCCTCCTGGACGACGTTCGGTACGAAGCCCGCTTCCCGGAACTGATCGTCGAAGGTGCGGTGCCAGGGTTCCCAGGAGCTGTGCGGGGTCATCACCCACGGTTCGTCCGCGAGGTCGGAGAGCTTCAGTTCGGTCCGCTCGGCGAGCGGATGACCCTCGGGCAGTACGGCGCACACCGGTTCGGTCGCCAGAGTCCTGGACTGCAGGCCGGGCACCAGCGGGGGTCGGGTGAAGGCGAGGTCATAGTGTCCGCCGAGGACACCCTGTACCAGGGGCGCGATGCCGGTGGACTCCGTCGTCAGGCGAAGGTCGGGGAGTTGGTGGCGCACGGCCCGGACCACCGGCGGCAGGAGGTGGTTGGCGACGGTGGTCAGGAAGGCCAGGCTGAGGTTTCCCACCTCGCCCCTGCGGGCCCGTCCCACGACGGCGACGGCCTCCTCGGCGCGGTCCGTCACGGCGCGGGCCTCGGGGACGAACAGGGCGCCGATGTCGGTCAGGGTGGTGCCGCGGGTGCCGCGGTCGAACAGCTTCACCCCGAGGGCGCGTTCCAGGGCGGTGATCTGCTGGGACAGCGACTGCTGGGCGATCATCAGGCGGGCGGCGGCCCGCGTGAAGCTGAGTTCCTCTGCGAGGACCAGGAAATACCGCAGTTGCCGCAGCTCAGGGGTGGTCACAGGATCAGACTGTAGCCACGCCAGGAAGCGTGTGTTGGACGCTTCGCGGGCCGCCGCGCAGGATCGTTCCGGGAGCCGCACCGGCGTGCGGACACGGCCCGGGCCGTGCGGACATGACCAGCCGGGCGGCAGGACAGGCCGGAATCACCGGCCACGGCGAGCGCCGGAACCGGACACACGTGCAGTTGCCGACCCGGTTCGCACCGCCGGACACGCAACGACAAGATCTCGAAGGAAGCCCATTCATGAGTGCAGACCGCGTCACCACACCCTTCAACGCCCGATCCACCGCCAGTGACGTCGTGGCCGGTGTCGACCTCACCGGGCAACGCGCCATCGTCACCGGCGCCTCATCGGGCATCGGCGTCGAGACCGCCCGGGCGCTCGCCGCCGCGGGCGCCGAGGTGACCCTGGCGGTACGGAACGGGGAGGCCGGCGAGCGGACAGCGAAGGACATCCAGGCCACCACGGGCCAACTGGTCCGGGTCGTCCCTCTGGACCTGTCCGACCAGGGGTCCGTCGCCGCCTTCGTCACCGCCTGGAAAGACCCCCTGCACATTCTGGTCAACAACGCCGGGGTATCGGCGACCCCGGAGATGCGGACGCCGGAGGGCTGGGAGCTGCAGTTCGCCACCAACCACCTCGGCCACTTCGCGCTTACCACCGGGCTGCACCGGGCGCTCGCAGCGGCCGGCCGGGCCCGCGTGGTGTCGCTGAGCTCCATCGCACACGTGCAGGCGCCGATCGTCTTCGAGGACATCAACTTCCACGAGCGCCCCTATGACCGTCTCCTCGCCTACGGCGAGTCCAAGACGGCCACCGCGCTGTTCGCGGTCGAGGCGAACAGGCGCTGGGCCGGCGACGGCATCACCGTCAACGCGGCCAACCCCGGCGCGGTCACCACCAACCTGGGGCGCCACCTCACCGAGGAGGACTACGCGCAGCTTCCGGAGTACGACTTCAAGAACCCGGAGCAGGGGGCGGCCACCTCGGTGCTGCTCGCAGCCTGGCCGCAGCTGGAGGGCATCGGCGGCCGGTACTTCGAGGACTGCAACCAGGCCGCGCGCCACACCGCCGAAACACCGCTGAGTGGCGTCGCCGACCATGCGATCGACCCCGCGGCGGCGGAGCGACTGTGGCAGGTCTCGCTCGACCTGCTCGCCGACGCACCGCGGGGCTGACCGCACCGATCCCCACCACATCCGGGTGGCCCATCCCGTCGCACCACGCCGCCGCCGGCCGTGTCTCGACCGGCGGCGGCGTGGGCGGGTGGATCAGGAGTACGGAAGGCGCAGCACCGACTGGTTGCCGATGCCCAGGGTGCTCGGGTTGTTGCCGATCGCCGACCAGACCTCGACCCGGACCGTGCCGTTGCTCAGCGCGCCCAACGTGCCGGTGGCCGAGGCCAGACCGGCGTTCTGGGTGTAGTGCTCGTAGCCGGGAACCGGGTCGGTGGCGAAGTAGCGCGAGGTCTCCACCCTCTCCCAACTGCCGTTGCCGGTCAGGTCGTAGGAGACCCGCACCTGCACGCCGTTACCGACCGCCGAGCCGGCGTCCAGGAACAGGTCGAACGCGGTCTGCCCTCCGGAGTAGGCGAGGTTGAGGCCGGTCGCGGTGAAGACCTGCGGGTTCGTCGGCGTACCGTCGTGGTTTCCGTTGGCCGCCGCGACCGTGGTGGTGGCGGCACCGCCAGCGGCGCCCAGCCCGCCGCCCGGCAACAGGTACCGCGTCGGAGTGCCCGGCGTTGGTGGCGGGGTGGTCGGCGGTGGGGTGGTCGGGGGTACGCCGCCCGCGGCGCTGCCGCCGCTCCAGGTGTACGCACCGGTGGTGGCCGTCCGCCCGGCCGCTACGGCCAGCGTGGTGCCGTTGGAGAACGTCACCGTGATCGGCGTGGCGGTCGAGTTCGACGCCACGTAGGTGCGCGCCCCGTTGCGCGAGAAGACCGCTGACAGCGGGTGGTTGGCGGTCACCGTGGTGTCGACGGTGCCCAGCGCCGCGAGGTTGCGGATCCAGTGGAAGGTGTGTGCCCGGCTCTCCCCCTCCTCGACGGCGTAGCCGGGGTTCGCACGGAGGTTCGCCAGCGCCGTGTCGCCGTCACCAAGGGCCTGGAACTGCCAGAGGATGTCCTGCCACACCGTCGGCTGGCCGCCGTTGTTGCGGACCAGTTCGGCGTAGTTCGTCCGCACGTACGCCGGGTTGTTGCCCAGGTAGAGGTGTCCGCCGGTGACCGGCAGCAGGTTGATGCCCTGGATCATCTCCGGCTCGGCACTGAACCAGGTGGCGTACGCGCCACCGTCGCCCCAGACCATGCCGACCGTCGAGTGCCCGAAGGCGGCGGGGAAGTTCTGGTCGCTGACGTCGAACCAGTACTCCTGGATGGCCGCGGCCTGTGTGGTGTAGAGGAAGATGCCGGCGTCACGGACGGCGGTGTCGCCGGTTGCCTGCCCCCACTGGATCAGGGCGTTGGCGAAGTTCATCCCCTCCGACGAGGACTCCTGGTTGTTGCCGGAGCCGAACGAGCCGTGCCCGGACGCCCAGTCGTGGCCGGCGTAGATGTCGAAGTCGCGCAGGTAGGGGAAGCGGGTGTCGTCGCGGCGGTAGTTGTTGGCGTCCCGGATCAGCAGGTCCACCATGCCGCCGTACCGGCTGGTGGCGGCCCATGCCGGGTCGAACTTGGCCAGCGTCGCGGCGGCCGCGATGAAGTAGCCGTAGTGGAAGTGGTGGTCGTTGAGTTCCTGGTCGGAGCCGTACGACGCCGGGTAGCCGATCAGCGTGCCCCAGTTGGCGTCGTAGTAGAAGACCTTCGCGGCCTTGCCGCTGGAGGCGGTGAACCAGTCGGTGAGCGTGGTGCGGATCGCGTTCAGCGCGCTGTCCCGCGTCGCGGTGTCATTGACCAGGTCGGCCACCTCGGCCAGTCGGGCCGCCCGGCCGAGCCCCTTGCCCGTCCAGTACGTGTCGCCACCGCGCTGGTCCATCGGGTTCGCGCGGGCGGCGGCCAGGTGGCTGTTGAGCGTCGCCAGGTCGGCGCCGCTGCCGTCGCCGACGGCCGGCAGTTCCGGCAGGACGCCCTGGAACTTCATCGAGGTGCGGAACTGGTTGACGCCGGTGAGCACCTTCATGCGGCCACGCGCCGACGGGTACGTCGGAGTGATCGGGGTCGAGCCGGCCAGCGACTTCCACTGGTGCGGGTAGAGGCTGACCACGGTCTGCGTGGCGCTCCCCTCCCGGGCGGTCGTGGTGAACGCGTACGTGGTCGTCAGCCCGCTGGTCGCCTGGTCGTAGGCGTACGAGACGGTGGTGCCGGTGACGTGGGCGTGCGCGTACCGGCCGTAGGTCGTCGCCAGGTCGGCGCGCTCCGTGGCGTTCGCCGTGGGCGGCAGGAGAGCGACGGAGAAGTAGCCCCGACCGGCCAGGGTGGAGGAGATCCGGCCGGCGCCGACAGTCCAGCTGGCGCCGCTGGGGGCGTACCCGACGTAGTCGTGGCCGTTGACCCGGAAGCCGATGGTGGCGCCGCTGTTGGACCAGACGTCGGCGGTGCCGGCCGTACTGATCACCGCGTCCCCACCGCTGGTCTGGAAGTACGCGAAGGGCAGGCCGTGGCCGATG
The nucleotide sequence above comes from Micromonospora sp. NBC_00389. Encoded proteins:
- a CDS encoding carbohydrate ABC transporter permease; translation: MAAVTTPTRPPRRATETPDTPAWARWANDHRKWLFAAPAMAFVAALIIFPLAWTGYLSLTDAEGSVRAESEFVGFQNYVEVLSDTDRFWPAVGRTAGFTVVALLFEVVLGMAVALLLWRPFRGQKWVRVAILMPLVATPVAVGMMWRLIFDPNIGLANQALGWIGIGPQPWLAGQHSALPTTIFIDVWQWTPMVVLILLAGLTSLSDEPQEAARIDGASAWQRFRHVTLPLVMPTVVVAILLRGIDALKTFDILYATKGRGGGSFHEVETLNVYAYGLSFDYNEYGISSTVLIIFFLIIIGSMWALTSRRKESQR
- a CDS encoding carbohydrate ABC transporter permease, with amino-acid sequence MRSSPAYRVFRVVALTVVVIALLAPLLWMVAASFKTNVDIYDTGKALAFSPTLDNYANVLEQANYVQFIGNSLWVAFAATALSLVLGIPAAYSMSRFNMKKSALVVLMARVIPGVSLLVPWYYVFSNLKMVGGFSVLVLSHMFVSLPLVVYIMMGYFDSLPHELEEAALVDGLTHIGAFRRITLPLSIPGVATAGILSFIFSWNNFMFALVLSGADTKTLPVAIFDFVGYASIDWGGLMAAASVVTLPIMVIALFVQKYVVSGLTAGATKG
- the dgoD gene encoding galactonate dehydratase, which encodes MTTIARVETFLVAPRWLFVRVETESGIVGWGEATCEGRSETVRTAVEQLSELLIGRDALRIEDHWQTMTKGSFYRGGPILASAVSGLDQALWDIAGKRYGAPVHQLLGGPVRDRIRVYGWVGGDEPNEVRDHIAAQVEAGLTAVKMNASGRMSPIASVAELDGVVQRVAAAREVLGDERDVAVDFHGRFTLANARRVAPLLEPYRPLFLEEPVVPENSHLIGDFVRSTTTPVSTGERLYSRQEFLPVFQAGIAVAQPDLSHAGGISEVRRIAALAEVYDVQLAPHCPLGPIALAACLQIGFATPNYLIQEQSIGIHYNLGAEVLDYVLDTTPLTFVDGHIERLTAPGLGIEIDEQAVRAADKRGHAWRSPTFRHPDGSYAEW
- the manD gene encoding D-mannonate dehydratase ManD, producing the protein MKIVAADVIVSSPDRNFVTLKITTDDGLTGLGDGTLNGRELSVASYLRDHVVPLLIGRDPHRIEDTWQFLYRSAYWRRGPVTMAAIAAVDVALWDIKAKAAGMPLYQLLGGASRTGIMAYGHASGRDIPELFDSIRNHLDLGFRSIRVQTSVPGINAVYGVAAQPSADGKRYDYEPAQRTPLPAEEDWDTRAYMRHLPGVFEAVRNEFGPELPLLHDGHHRMTPIQAARLGKDLEPYDLFWLEDCTPAENQEALRLVRQHTTTPLAIGEVFNTVWDYQTLIREQLIDYVRSAVTHTGGITAMRRLLDFAAQYQIKSGIHGPTDISPVGMAAALHLDLAIHNFGIQEYMRHGALTNEVFRQSFTFADGYLHPGEQPGLGVELDEKAADRFPYVPAYLPFNRLKDGTVHDW
- a CDS encoding gluconokinase — translated: MTGEHRATPPRHDPPRHVVVMGVSGAGKTTVARGISDLTGLTFAEADEFHSEANVARMRSGVPLDDDARWPWLRSLADWMASRDAEGVSTVLACSALKRSYREVLREGPPTVDFLHLDGTAEIIRERMSQRAGHYMPASLLDSQLAILERFGPGEPGLVLDLALPPASLVSTAVDRLGLLRRDVLAT
- a CDS encoding MarR family winged helix-turn-helix transcriptional regulator → MATQHLSDAELAAQPAAYWTGVAYEALIAFTRARQAEFGFTQPQFWLLRNLSKNDISPDGHGMTITELKLAMSSYLRPEDDLEAEAEVLLERAWLTRDDQGRLWITEDGDEARADLKKHAPAIRDRIHQGIEDTDYVTALKVLRQMIRNTDGPVT
- a CDS encoding ribosomal protein bL36 encodes the protein MKVRNSLRGLKNKMNSIVVRRRGRTFVINKNDRRQKARQG
- a CDS encoding LysR family transcriptional regulator, translated to MTTPELRQLRYFLVLAEELSFTRAAARLMIAQQSLSQQITALERALGVKLFDRGTRGTTLTDIGALFVPEARAVTDRAEEAVAVVGRARRGEVGNLSLAFLTTVANHLLPPVVRAVRHQLPDLRLTTESTGIAPLVQGVLGGHYDLAFTRPPLVPGLQSRTLATEPVCAVLPEGHPLAERTELKLSDLADEPWVMTPHSSWEPWHRTFDDQFREAGFVPNVVQEEASVQSLLGLVAAGLGVTRLARSARSLRRTGVVFVPLTGAFVHTEMVWLSGNTSPVLRRLVDVVTELAATTDLTQTG
- a CDS encoding SDR family NAD(P)-dependent oxidoreductase produces the protein MSADRVTTPFNARSTASDVVAGVDLTGQRAIVTGASSGIGVETARALAAAGAEVTLAVRNGEAGERTAKDIQATTGQLVRVVPLDLSDQGSVAAFVTAWKDPLHILVNNAGVSATPEMRTPEGWELQFATNHLGHFALTTGLHRALAAAGRARVVSLSSIAHVQAPIVFEDINFHERPYDRLLAYGESKTATALFAVEANRRWAGDGITVNAANPGAVTTNLGRHLTEEDYAQLPEYDFKNPEQGAATSVLLAAWPQLEGIGGRYFEDCNQAARHTAETPLSGVADHAIDPAAAERLWQVSLDLLADAPRG
- a CDS encoding glycosyl hydrolase produces the protein MKPPVPHRRWALAATTALVLAVSGLAVAVTRPAEAAPVGAGSYTTTPVGPLPTGCGPMSSNPRQFATANAPAGAIPTNDWWSSLLWKRTDCAFSEPLHAHPLSYDTFTDGLGFSANSTPAISGTSTGVGEYHYPYVQDIRVGVAGLGAPVVKVDGWTDWTVSPHWSDGARTMRATIGHGLPFAYFQTSGGDAVISTAGTADVWSNSGATIGFRVNGHDYVGYAPSGASWTVGAGRISSTLAGRGYFSVALLPPTANATERADLATTYGRYAHAHVTGTTVSYAYDQATSGLTTTYAFTTTAREGSATQTVVSLYPHQWKSLAGSTPITPTYPSARGRMKVLTGVNQFRTSMKFQGVLPELPAVGDGSGADLATLNSHLAAARANPMDQRGGDTYWTGKGLGRAARLAEVADLVNDTATRDSALNAIRTTLTDWFTASSGKAAKVFYYDANWGTLIGYPASYGSDQELNDHHFHYGYFIAAAATLAKFDPAWAATSRYGGMVDLLIRDANNYRRDDTRFPYLRDFDIYAGHDWASGHGSFGSGNNQESSSEGMNFANALIQWGQATGDTAVRDAGIFLYTTQAAAIQEYWFDVSDQNFPAAFGHSTVGMVWGDGGAYATWFSAEPEMIQGINLLPVTGGHLYLGNNPAYVRTNYAELVRNNGGQPTVWQDILWQFQALGDGDTALANLRANPGYAVEEGESRAHTFHWIRNLAALGTVDTTVTANHPLSAVFSRNGARTYVASNSTATPITVTFSNGTTLAVAAGRTATTGAYTWSGGSAAGGVPPTTPPPTTPPPTPGTPTRYLLPGGGLGAAGGAATTTVAAANGNHDGTPTNPQVFTATGLNLAYSGGQTAFDLFLDAGSAVGNGVQVRVSYDLTGNGSWERVETSRYFATDPVPGYEHYTQNAGLASATGTLGALSNGTVRVEVWSAIGNNPSTLGIGNQSVLRLPYS